In Methanothermococcus thermolithotrophicus DSM 2095, one DNA window encodes the following:
- a CDS encoding YqaA family protein → MDLYLIMQSIVDNYGYLGIFLVAFTESFIQPVPPDIFIMGASAFGLNPIISAIVATIGSLFGGLFGHFLGNKLGHPVFIKLFGDKYLIKGEDFFNKYGVWGVTIAGFTPLPYKVIAWLAGIFEMKCIPFSIGTLIGRFPRFLIVAYFGYKAGALFGLTV, encoded by the coding sequence ATGGATTTATATTTAATAATGCAAAGCATAGTTGATAACTACGGCTACTTAGGTATTTTTTTAGTTGCATTTACTGAATCTTTTATTCAGCCAGTGCCTCCAGATATATTTATAATGGGAGCTTCTGCTTTTGGATTAAATCCCATAATTTCTGCAATCGTGGCTACAATAGGTTCCCTATTTGGTGGATTATTTGGGCATTTTCTCGGGAACAAATTGGGACATCCTGTATTTATTAAATTATTTGGGGATAAATACTTGATAAAAGGGGAGGATTTTTTTAACAAATATGGGGTGTGGGGAGTTACCATAGCAGGTTTTACACCGTTACCTTACAAAGTTATCGCCTGGCTTGCAGGAATTTTTGAAATGAAATGTATTCCCTTTAGCATTGGAACCCTAATTGGAAGATTCCCAAGATTTTTGATAGTAGCGTACTTTGGATATAAGGCAGGGGCATTATTTGGATTAACTGTTTAA
- a CDS encoding HPP family protein — MKVKEIMSPKIYKISEEESLYGAFKAMHEKGIKRVFVGDDDEINGVISYRDLVDVFVNRGLFELMDIKVKDVALKEILKINENDDVKDAAQIMVHADVSALLVVNDKNKPVGVVSQTDILRTVVKE; from the coding sequence ATGAAAGTAAAAGAAATTATGAGCCCAAAGATTTACAAAATAAGTGAGGAAGAAAGCCTGTATGGGGCGTTTAAAGCCATGCATGAAAAAGGTATTAAGAGGGTTTTTGTAGGTGATGATGACGAAATTAATGGAGTTATAAGCTACAGAGATCTTGTTGACGTGTTTGTAAATAGGGGCCTTTTTGAACTAATGGACATAAAAGTAAAGGATGTTGCGTTGAAAGAAATTCTAAAAATAAATGAAAACGATGATGTCAAAGATGCCGCTCAGATAATGGTTCATGCAGATGTATCAGCTCTTTTAGTTGTAAATGATAAAAACAAGCCTGTTGGGGTTGTATCTCAAACTGATATTTTAAGAACTGTAGTTAAAGAATAA
- a CDS encoding proteasome assembly chaperone family protein: MKYITKKEIELKNPLVVGGFPGVGLIGSIAAYHIIKNLNLDFLGYFDSPDIPPIMTVEEGIIYPPIRVYGNENLVVIYSDIIVSPDLVYPLTEKIMEYIVDLDPKMIITLEGLASMKSEGIYAISSSNEVLELVEKEEIPILKLGMVGGIAGTLIIKSEDKNLPSMCLMAETVGLRPDPRGASNIIEVLNKLYDLKVNTEELIKEAEKIEEKLKQLTKEHMKLMSKPRAENPMYM; the protein is encoded by the coding sequence GTGAAATATATTACTAAAAAAGAGATAGAGCTTAAAAATCCCTTAGTAGTTGGGGGATTTCCTGGTGTAGGGCTCATTGGAAGCATAGCAGCGTACCATATTATAAAAAACTTAAATTTGGATTTTTTGGGATATTTTGATTCTCCAGATATTCCCCCAATTATGACTGTGGAGGAGGGAATTATATATCCACCTATAAGAGTTTATGGGAACGAAAATTTGGTAGTGATTTATTCTGATATAATAGTTTCACCAGATTTGGTATATCCTTTAACAGAAAAGATAATGGAATATATAGTTGATTTGGATCCTAAAATGATTATTACTTTAGAAGGTTTGGCATCCATGAAATCAGAAGGTATTTATGCAATTTCTTCTTCAAATGAAGTTTTAGAGCTCGTTGAAAAGGAAGAAATTCCAATTTTAAAGCTTGGAATGGTTGGAGGTATTGCAGGAACATTAATCATAAAAAGTGAGGATAAAAATCTGCCCTCCATGTGTTTAATGGCAGAGACTGTTGGATTAAGGCCTGATCCAAGGGGGGCATCCAATATTATCGAAGTATTAAATAAACTATACGATCTCAAGGTTAACACTGAAGAATTAATAAAAGAGGCTGAAAAAATAGAGGAAAAATTAAAACAACTTACTAAGGAACATATGAAACTTATGTCAAAACCAAGGGCTGAAAACCCAATGTACATGTAA
- a CDS encoding flavodoxin family protein — MKILGISGSPRGDGNTSFLVKEALKAAEEEGFETEFVSLAGLEINPCIACDACKQENECIIMDDVNDILKKMEEADGVIIGSPVYFGGATAQTKMIIDRSRPLRAAHKLKNKVGGAISVGGARNGGQETTIRQIHDFYLIQSMIVVGDSFPTAHYGGTSAGGPVGASKEDEVGITTSRNLGKRVAEVVKLIKGNGE; from the coding sequence ATGAAGATTTTAGGTATTAGTGGCTCCCCTAGAGGGGATGGTAACACATCATTTTTAGTTAAGGAGGCATTAAAAGCTGCTGAAGAAGAAGGTTTTGAAACAGAATTTGTATCTTTGGCAGGATTGGAAATAAACCCATGTATTGCATGTGATGCATGTAAGCAAGAAAATGAATGTATAATAATGGATGATGTTAACGATATTTTGAAAAAAATGGAAGAAGCCGATGGTGTTATAATTGGTTCACCAGTTTACTTTGGAGGAGCTACTGCACAGACAAAAATGATAATTGATAGATCAAGACCTTTAAGGGCAGCTCACAAATTAAAGAATAAAGTTGGTGGTGCAATTTCAGTCGGTGGTGCAAGAAACGGTGGTCAAGAAACTACCATAAGGCAAATACACGACTTTTATTTAATCCAGTCAATGATTGTTGTTGGAGATAGTTTTCCAACAGCTCACTACGGAGGTACAAGTGCTGGAGGTCCTGTAGGTGCATCCAAAGAAGATGAGGTAGGAATAACAACATCAAGAAACTTAGGTAAAAGAGTGGCTGAAGTCGTAAAGCTCATAAAAGGAAATGGTGAATAA
- a CDS encoding DUF473 domain-containing protein — protein MKIVALTGISPYCISELTSNHIKTLNLKNFCNLMALNSLRVGDFIFITSISKEDLISGTEGIIAQVKKLGIHLQKENPCCSEETEFLTARVQVEFMGYGSCINVAETDELNPCVVVVKLKSMYEY, from the coding sequence ATGAAAATCGTAGCACTAACTGGAATATCTCCCTACTGCATATCTGAACTAACAAGTAATCATATAAAGACGCTTAATTTAAAGAATTTCTGTAACTTGATGGCTTTAAACTCGTTAAGGGTCGGTGATTTTATATTTATAACTTCCATATCAAAGGAAGATCTTATTTCAGGTACTGAAGGAATAATAGCCCAGGTGAAAAAACTTGGCATACATCTACAAAAAGAAAACCCCTGCTGTTCAGAGGAAACTGAATTTTTAACTGCTAGAGTTCAAGTTGAATTTATGGGATACGGTTCGTGTATAAATGTGGCTGAGACTGATGAACTGAACCCCTGCGTAGTTGTAGTTAAATTAAAATCCATGTATGAATATTAA
- a CDS encoding helix-turn-helix domain-containing protein codes for MGNLILKTPCSTFTLESIMCCVFGLKAFDVAVYFEMLKNGPSRINEISEALNRDRSTIQRSAQNLMNAGLVHRKQINIKEGGYFYRYEAVPFSEVKESIKESMEKWCNDVKNWIDEIEEDEAINIVKNLL; via the coding sequence ATGGGAAATCTAATACTAAAAACCCCTTGCAGTACTTTTACACTAGAAAGTATAATGTGCTGTGTTTTTGGACTTAAGGCATTTGATGTTGCAGTATATTTCGAAATGTTAAAAAATGGACCTTCAAGAATAAACGAAATATCTGAGGCCCTAAATAGAGACAGAAGTACAATTCAAAGATCTGCTCAGAATTTAATGAATGCAGGACTTGTACACCGAAAGCAGATCAATATCAAAGAAGGAGGATATTTTTATAGATATGAAGCAGTACCTTTTTCAGAAGTAAAGGAATCTATAAAAGAATCCATGGAAAAATGGTGTAACGATGTTAAAAATTGGATAGATGAAATTGAAGAGGATGAAGCGATTAATATAGTAAAAAATCTGCTCTAA